The following DNA comes from Halalkaliarchaeum sp. AArc-CO.
GCGGACCCTCAAGCCCGAGAAGGACAAGGAGATATACCGGGCAGTCGAGGGTGCAAAAGGTGAACTCGGCATCTACATCCGCTCGGACGGGACCGACAAGCCCGCCCGGTTCAAGATTCGGAGCCCGTGTTTCTCCAACCTGCAGACCCTGCCGGAGATGTCCACCGGGGAGTACATCCCGGACATGGTCGCGTCGCTGGGTAGCCTCGACATCGTTCTCGGGGAGGTGGACCGGTGACGCCCCTCCAGCTGTTCCCCGAACAGATCGCCGATCTGCTCGGGCTCGAGGGGTTGCTCGGTGCCGTCGTCGGAGGCGCCATCGGGGCGGCGTTCGTCGCGGTCGTCATGCTGAGCATGACCGCTCTCGCCGGCCCGTGGGCGAAACGGAAAATCACCGCGGCGTTCACCGACCGGTACTCGGTCGAACGGGTCGGACCGTGGGGCCTCGGGACGATCATCGTCGACTCGGTTCGCCTGCTGTCGAAGGAACTCATCATTCCCGACGGCGTCGAACGCCCGTCGTACGATCTCGCGCCGTTGATCCTGCCGGCGTCGGCGATTCTCGGCTTCGCGGTTATTCCGATGGGTGATCTCGGACCGTTCAACATCCATCTGGCCGATCCGGAAGTCGGACTGGTCTTGGTGTTCGCGTTCGCGTCCATCGCGTCGATCTCGCTCGTGATGGGTGGGTACGCCTCGAACAACAAGTACTCGCTTCTGGGATCACTGCGTGCGGTCGCTCAGAACATCGCCTACGAGATCCCGCTGATCCTCGCGGCGATGTCGGTGGTGATCTTCGCCGGAACGCTCCAGTTGGGCGAGATCGTCGCCGCACAGCAGACCGCACTCGTCACGATCGCCGGCTTCGAGATCCCGGCGTGGTACGCGATCGTCAACCCGTTCGCGTTCGTGTTGTTCCTTACGGCGAGCATGGCCGAGATCGGACGCAACCCCTTCGACATTCCGGAGGCGCCGACCGAGATCGTCGCAGGCTACCAGACCGAGTACTCCAGCGTCTACTTCGTGCTGTTCTACCTCGGGGAGTTCCTGCACATCTTCCTCGGCGGTGCGATACTGGCGACGGTGTTCCTGGGTGGCCCGGCAGGACCGGTCCTGCCGGGCTTCGTCTGGTTCATCATCAAGATCTGGGCGTTCTTCCTCTTGACCCAGTGGCTCCGCTCGGCAATTCCGCGGGTCAGGATCGACCAGCTGATCGAGATCGGCTGGAAGGGACTCCTCGTGCTCGCGCTCGCCAACTTCGTGTTGACCGCGGTTATCGTGGGGGTGATCGTCTGATATGATCGGACTGCTCAAATCGATGGCGGTGACGATGAAACACGCACTGGACGGCAAGAAGTTCACAGTGAAATATCCGGAAGAGGAGCCGGAAGTGAGCCCGCGTTTCCGCGGAGTCCACAAGTACAGCCAGGAGCGATGTATCTGGTGTCGTCAGTGCGAAGGCGTCTGTCCGAACGACACGATCCAGATCGTGATGGACGACCAGCGAAACGGCGAACAGTACAACCTCCACATCGGACAGTGCATCTACTGTCGGCTGTGCGAGGAGGTCTGTCCGACCGACGCGATACTGCTCACGCAGAACTTCGAGTTTACGGCGGACAGCAAACACGAGTTCGCCTACAATAAAGAACAGCTGAAGAACGTACCCTGGTATAAGGGGATTGACCCGCTCCAGGCGCGCGAATCGGACAAAAGCGCCTGGGTGGGCGAAGGGGACGGGGAGATCGACTACCAGTAAGAGTACGGGACCGATTCGCCCGTGGGTTCAAAGGGTCGCCGCAGCCGGGGGCCCGATTCCCGCACGGTGACAGCGGCGATCGGACTCGTAATCTTCAAAGGGATACCTCAAGCACACTTAACACAATGGTATATGAAATCGTCGCGTTCGCGCTGTTCGCCCTGGTGACAGTGGGGTTCAGCCTGGGCGTCGTCCTCGCACGGAACGTGTTCAACGCCGTGTTGATGCTGGGCGGCGCGCTGATCAGCGTCGCGGTGCATTACGTGATGTTGCAGGCGGAGTTCCTCGCCGCGGTTCAGATCCTCGTGTACGTCGGCGGGGTACTGGTGCTCATCACGTTCGCCGTGATGCTGACGCGCAACGAAACGGAGGTGGTAACGGCATGACAGGACGCAACCGGCTACTGCCGGGATTGGCCGCGGTCGCATTGTTCGTCGTGATGGCGGTCGTCTTCGTGACCGCACCGTTCGGGGCCGCCGCGGGCTTTCCGGAGGGAGAGTCGCTCGTGATGAACCTCGGATACGCCCTGTTCGATCTCGAGCTGGGCGGGATCCCCGCTGAAGGCTTCCTCGCGGCGTTCCTGATCATCGCGATCGCCCTCGACGTCGCGATCGACTCGGCGATCTTCCTCGCCAAACGCGAGGACGGTGGTCGGTTCGAGACCGGCTTCGGCGGCACAGACGACGAATCGGACGCTGCACCTGCCGGCGGTGCTGCGACGGCCGCCGACGGGGGCGCTTCCGAAGGGGGTGACGTCTGATGGTGTCACCGGAATACTACCTGCTGCTTTCGGCCGCAGTCTTCTCCATCGGTCTGTTCGGTGTTTTGACGCGGCGGAACGCACTGTACTTCCTGATGTCTGTCGAGTTGATGCTGAACGCGGCGGCCATCAACTTCGTCGCGTTCTCCCTGTACTGGGGGAACATGACCGGACAGACGTTCACGCTGTTCGTAATCGCGCTCGCGGCCGCGGAAGTCGCCGTCGGGCTCGGCATCATCCTCGTGCTGTATCGCAACTTCGGTGAACTGGACGTGACCAAAGCCGCAACGATGAGGTGGTAAATTCATGGCTGCATTCGACTACGTACCGGCGATCGTGTTGTTGCCGTTCGTGGCGTTCGTCATCAGCGTGTTCGCTGGACGACTGCTGCCGAAGAAAGGGGCCTTCGCCGGGATCGCCGCGACCGCCGGATCGCTTTTGTTTTCGATCTGGGTGGGCGCGTCGCTCGCGCTGGGGGCTGACCCGATCCAGGAAACGCTGTACACGTGGGCCGCGGCCGACACCTACGAGCTCACGTTCGGAATCCTGATCGATCCGCTCTCGGCGCTGATGCTCGTGATCGTGTCGCTGATCGCCTTCCTCGTCCACGTGTTCAGCCTCGGCTATATGAACGACGAGGGGGAACGCGACCTCCCGAGGTACTACGCCGGACTCGGGCTGTTCACGGCGTCGATGCTCGGGTTCGTCGTGGCGGACAACCTGCTGATGGCGTTTATGTTCTTCGAGCTGGTGGGGCTGTGTTCGTACCTCCTCATCGGCTTCTGGTTCCGCGAGGCAGGTCCGCCCAGTGCCGCAAAGAAGGCGTTCCTCGTTACGCGGTTCGGCGACTACTTCTTCCTGATCGGCGTGGTTGCCGTCTTCGCGACGTTCGGCACCGCCCAGTTCGCGGGCGCGGGCTCGTTCCCCGAACTGGCCGATCTCGCGATGCAGGGCGAAGAGACGATCTGGACGCCCGGCGACCTGGGCGTCGAGACCTGGCTGACGATCGTCGGCCTGCTCGTGCTGGGCGGCGTCGTCGGCAAGTCCGCGCAGTTCCCGCTGCACACCTGGCTGCCCGACGCGATGGAAGGCCCGACCCCGGTGTCGGCGCTGATCCACGCCGCGACGATGGTCGCCGCCGGCGTCTACCTCGTCGCGCGGATCTACGGGTTCTATGCAGTGACCCCGACCACGCTGGCGATCATCGCCTTTGTCGGCGGGTTCACCGCGCTGTTCGCGGCGACGATGGGCGTCGTCAAGGACGAACTCAAGCAGGTGCTCGCCTACTCGACGATCTCCCAGTACGGGTATATGATGCTCGCGCTGGGTGTCGGCTCCTACGTGGCCGCGACGTTCCACCTGATGACCCACGCGTTCTTCAAGGCGCTTCTGTTCCTCGGCGCCGGGTCGGTGATCATCGCGATGCACCACAACGAGAACATGTGGGACATGGGCGGCCTGAAAGACCGGATGCCGGTCACCTACTGGACGTTCCTCGCGGGGTCGCTCGCACTCGCGGGCATCTTCCCGTTCGCCGGCTTCTGGTCGAAGGACGAAGTGCTGTACGAGGCGTTCGTTCACGGCCTGAACGAACCGCTCCTGCTCGGTGCGTACGTGATGGGGCTTTTGGCCGTACCGGTGACCGCCTTCTACACCTTCCGGATGGTGTTTCTCACCTTCCACGGCGAGCCCCGGAGTGACCTCGCCGAGGACCCCCACGGCGTGCGCTGGAACGTGAAGTTCCCGCTCGTGGTGCTCGGCGTGCTGGCGGTCGTCGCTGGCTTCGTCAACATGGTCCCGGTCCAGAAGCTCACCGGGATCCAGCTGGACTATCTCACACAGTGGCTCGACTCCGGGTTCCCTGCGGTGAGCTACTCGCATTACAACGATCTCATTGCGTTCTCCGCCGGCACGATCGCGGACTCGCCGGAGGTAACCGTGATCGTCGCGGCCGGCGTGTCGCTGGGGCTGGCAGTGCTCGGGCTGCTCGTCGCCTGGCAGCTGTACAACGTCCCCGAGCCGACCGAACACACTGAGAAACTCGGAACGGTCAAAGACGTGCTGTACAACAACTACTACCAGGACGAATACCAGGTCTGGCTGGCGAACAGGGCGGCAGACGTCGCGGGCGCCGCGGATCGGTTCGACCAGGGCGTCGTCGACGGCGTCGTCAACGGCATCTCCTCGGTCAGCCTCGCTGCAGGGAGCCGCGTTCGGCGGCTCCAGACCGGCGTGGTGACCAACTACGCTGCGCTGCTTACACTCGGGCTCGTAGCGCTGATCGTGATCCTCGGCGTCGCAGGGGGGTGGTTCCTGTGATGCTCGAAGCGCTACTCGCCGTGACGTTCCTCTCGGCGTTCGTCGTGCTGCTGTCGCCCGACGAGTACGCCGGAAAGCTGGCGTTCGCACTGAGCCTGATCCCGCTTGCGGGCAGTCTACTCCTGTGGCGAGGATTCGACGCCGCCGGTAACGCGCTTACCGACGGGACGCTCGCGTTCGAGACGCAGGCGACGTGGGTCGAGTTCGCGGGCTACGAGATTCAGTGGTTCGTCGGACTGGACGGCATCAGTCTGCCGCTGGTCGTGTTGACGGCGTTCCTCACGACGCTTTCGATCGTGAGCGCCTGGACGCCGATCGACGAACGCCAGAGCCAGTTTTACGGCCTCATGCTGTTCATGGAGGCGAACCTGCTTGGTGTGTTCGTCGCGCTCGACTTCTTCCTGTGGTTCGTCTTCTGGGAGGCAGTACTTCTGCCGATGTACTTCCTGATCGGCGTGTGGGGCGGCCCGCGCCGGAAGTACGCCGCGATCAAGTTCTTCGTGTACACGAACGTGGCGTCGCTAGTAATGTTCATCGGCTACATGGCGCTGGTCTTCTCGCTGCCGGTCGAGACGTTCGGTCTGCCGGAGACGACCGCCGCGATCGCGGCAGGACAGATCGACCCCATCCTCGGCCTGGCGCCGTCGACGCTGCTTACGGCAGCGTTCGTCGCAATGTTCTTCGGGTTCGCGGTGAAGGTGCCGGTCGTCCCGCTTCACACCTGGCTGCCGGACGCCCACGTCGAGGCGCCCACGCCGGTGTCGGTGATGCTGGCGGGCGTCCTGTTGAAGATGGGCACCTACGCGCTGCTCCGGTTCAACTTCACGATGCTTCCCGAGCAGGCGTCCGCGCTCGCGATCCCGATCGCGATCATCGCGGTGCTCAGCGTGATCTACGGTGCGATGCTCGCGCTTGCCCAGCAGGACCTCAAGCGGATCGTCGCCTACTCGTCGGTGTCGTCGATGGGCTACGTCATCCTCGGACTCGTCGCGTTTACCGAGTACGGCGTCGGCGGCGCGACGTTCCAGATGATCGCCCACGGCCTCATCTCGGGGCTGATGTTCATGGCGGTCGGCGTCGTGTACAACGCGACCCACACCCGGATGGTGACCGACATGTCCGGGATGGCAGACAGGATGCCGATCGCGGTGTGGATCCTCGTTGCCGGCGCGTTCGCGTACATGGGCCTGCCGCTGATGGCCGGATTCGCCGGCGAGTTCTTCATCTTCGTGGGCTCGTTCGGCTCGCCGGCCGCCGCCGGACTGATGCCGCTGTTTACGGCGCTTGCGATGTTCGGCATCGTCATCGTCGCCGGCTACCTGCTGTTTGCGATGCAGAAGACGCTGTTCGGGCCGTACCGGCTGGAAGCCGACTACGACGTCGGGCGCGCTCCGGTTCACGACGTGCTGCCGCTTGCGGCGCTGCTCGCGGCGATCATCGTGCTCGGGGTCGTCCCCGACTTGTTCTTCGAGATGATTAGGGACGCAGTTATGCCGCTCGTCGAGAACGGAGGTGGACTGTAATGGTGGCACCCGAATCGGTGATGGCGGCCTCGGAGTGGTTCGCGCTCGCGCCGCCGGTCGTGTTGATCCTTACGGCACTCCTGCTGTTGACGGTCGACGCGATCCGCCCCGACGACCCGTCTAACGGACTGTTCGCGGGTATATCGGCGACCGGCGCGCTCGTTGCGCTGGCGTTTTCGGTGTGGTATCTCGTCGCCGGGGACGCCGTAAACGGGGGCGCGGTGACGTTCTTCAGTGACGCGATCGTCGTCGACGGAATGGCGCTGTTCTTCACCGCCATCTTCGCCTCCGTCGCGGCGATGGTCGTCGTCGCGAGTTTCAACTACCTCGAAGACCTCGACAACACCGCCGAGTTCTACTCGCTCGTGCTGTTTGCGACGTCCGGGATGGCGCTGATGGCCGTCTCGAACTCGCTGGCGACGGTGTTCGTCTCACTCGAACTGGCGTCGCTGCCGTCGTACGCCCTCGTCGCGTTCCTCAAGAGTGACAAGGGCAGCATCGAGGCGGGGACGAAATACTTCCTCATCGGCGCGGTCTCGTCTGCGATATTCGCGTTCGGGATCTCGCTCGTGTACGCCGCGACTGGCTCGCTGCTGTTGCCGGAGGTCGCCGCCGGCCTCGCCGACGTCGACGGGCTGGCCGGCGTCGCCGGCATCGGTATCCTGATGGTGCTCGGCGGGTTCGCGTTCAAGACCGCCTCCGTCCCGTTCCACTTCTGGGCGCCGGAGGCGTACGAGGGCGCGCCCGCACCGGTGAGCGCCTTCCTCTCGTCGGCCTCGAAGGCCGCCGGCTTCGTGGTGGCGTTCCGGGTGTTCGTCGAAGCGTTCCCGCTTGCGACCGCGGCCGCGATCAACGTCGACTGGGCGCTCGCCTTTGCGATTCTGGCGGTCCTGACGATGACCGTCGGTAACTTCGCGGCGGCAGTCCAGGAGAACGTGAAACGGATGCTCGCCTACTCGTCGGTCGGGCACGCGGGCTACGCGCTGATCGGGCTCGCGGCGCTTTCCGCCGGCGGTCCCCACAACGCGGACGTGATGGGTGCGGCGATGACCCACCTGCTCGTCTACGGGTTCATGAACACCGGGGCGTTCCTGTTCGTCGCCATGGTCGAGTACTGGGGCGTCGGGCGGACGTACGACGACTACGCCGGTCTCGCCCGGAAGGCCCCGATGGCCAGCGTCGCGATGACGGTGTTCATGTTCTCGCTCGCGGGGCTGCCGCCCTTCGGCGGCTTCTTCTCGAAGTACTTCCTGTTCGCGGGCGCGATCCAGAACGGCTTCGTCTACCTCGCGGCGGTCGGCGCGGTGAACAGCGCGCTGTCGCTGTACTTCTACAGCCGCGTGGTGAAAGCGCTGTGGATCGACGACCCCACCGGGAGCCTCGATGCGGTCGGCTCCCGACCGACCGGGATCTACGCGGCGATCATGTTCGCTGCCGTGGCGACCGTACTGCTGCTGCCGGGAATCGGCCCGGTCATCGAGACGGCGCAGGCGGTGGCGGCGGTCCTGTTCGCCTGATCGGCGACGACGGCTTCGATTTTTCGTTTCCGTGATCGTCGGCCCGACGGTTCAAAACTCGAACGCGAGCCGTGCGGCCTTCGTCCAGCCGAGGATCATGAGAATCAATCCGCCGATGAGTGCAAACAGCGCGATCATGAGCGGTTCCCCGGTGACGGACTCCCCACTGAAAAAGGCCCCTTCGAGGAGCATGTATCCGCCGTACCCGAGCACCGCAGCGCCGACAGTGCCGACGAGGAACCACGGATACGCGAACACGTGAACCAGAACGTGGTTGGTGGTCACTGAATCACCACCTGACCTCGAACCCATCTAGTCCCGTGGGCTGTTCGTACTCGACGTCGACGTTCGAAACGTCGGCGGCGGGGCTGCCCTCGTGACACCAGTCGACCAGTTGCTCGACCGCCGGTTCGGACCCCTCGAAGACGGCCTCGACCCGGCCGTCCTCGAGGTTCCGAACCCAGCCGTCGACGCCGAGTTCTCTCGCCGTATCACGCGTGTTCGCCCGGTAGAACACTCCCTGTACGTTCCCCGAAACGTACACGTGCGCTCGCGTTTGCTCGCTCATACGCTACTCTCACCCCTTGATTCACTTATAGGTATTCGAACCGACGGACTCAGGTTACCCGCGTTCGATGCACGTGTATGGATCTGTTCGGGACCGCGGGTATCCGGGGGGACGCACGCACTCGAGTGACTCCACGGCTCGCACTGGCGGTCGGGCAGGCGGTCGGAACCGGAATCGGAGAGCAGGACGCCGGGACCGGCCTCGGGCGGAGATCGGAAACGGGCGGCCCGCCCGAGGTGGTGATCGCCCGTGACGGCAGGGACACCGGTCCGGCGCTTTCGGCGGCGATGGAGGCCGGGGTGGCCTCGGCCGGGGCCCGTCCCCTGCGGGCGGGACAGCTCCCCACACCGGCGCTCGCGTACGCCTCGCGCGGGCGCCGCGGTGTGATGCTCACCGCATCGCACAACCCACCACACGACAACGGCATCAAGCTGTTTGCGGACGGCAGCGAGTTCCACCGCGAACTGGAGGGAGAACTCGAGGAGGCGATCGCGGCGGGAACTGAACCGGCCGCGTGGGACGACTGGACAAAAGCGGAAACGACGAGCGTTCTTCCGGCGTATCGGCGAGCAGTCGTCGAATACGCGGCGTCGTTCAGCGGAGTCGGATCCGACGAGGAACCGCCGCTTGCGGGGATGCGAGTCGCCGTGGACTGTGGCAACGGGATGGCGTCGCTCGCCACGCCGCAGGTGTTGCGCGAGCTCGGTGCGACCGTCCTCACCCTCAACGGCAACGTCGACGGTCACTTCCCGGGGCGGGAGAGCAAACCCACCCCGGAATCGTTGTCCGATCTGCGCCGGTTCCTCGCCGACGCCGACGACGTCGCGTTCGGGATCGGCCACGACGGGGACGCCGACCGGATCGTCGTCGTCGATCCCGAGGGGGAGGTGATTCACGAAGACACGATCCTCGCGATTCTGGCCGAAGAGTACGTCCGGCGGTCGACAGCCGACGAACCGGGAGCCCGATCGAGCGATCCGGTCGTGGTAACGACGCCGAACGCCTCGAGCCGGATCGACGAGCGCGTTCGGGCGGCGGGTGGGCGCGTCGAGCGCGTCAGGCTGGGTGCTCTCCACGAGGGGATCGCGACTGTCGAGGCCGACGGTGGGGACGTCGTCTTCGCCGCGGAGCCGTGGAAACATATCCACACCGCGTTCGGCGGCTGGATCGACGGCGTCGCAAGCGCCGCCGTAACGTCGTGTCTGGTCGCCCGCGAGGGGTTGGATGGGCTCTGTGCCCCGGTGTCCGCGCGACCGTATCGGAAGGTGAGCGTCGACTGCCCGGACGACCGGAAAGCAGGTGCGATGGAGCAGCTTTCCGAGACGCTACCGGCGGCGTTCCCCGCGTCGAACGTCTCCACCGAGCACGGGATCCGACTGTCGTTTCCCGACGATTCGTGGCTGCTCGTTCGTCCCAGCGGGACCGAGCCGTACGTCCGGTTGTACGCGGAAAGCGACGACGTCGAAGAGCTGGTCGCCAGCGCGCGGGACGCCATCGAAGGTGCCGTCGAAGCTGCTGCCCGCGCAGAATGAAGGCCGCCGTAGCAGGTTCCTGACCGTGACTCCCCGACGCAATTCGGGATAAAGAGTTTTGCTCCCCCGGCAGTCACAACAGTGCAATGACCGCCCAGGAGTACGACATGGTCGTGGTCGGCGCGGGCACCGCCGGCTGTTACGCCGCCGCCACAGCCGCACGCGAAGGGCTCGACGTCTGTATTGTCGAACGGAAAAACGAATCGGAGGCAGGACATATCGCCTGCGGAGACGCCCTCAAGGGAGCGGACGCGTTCCCGGACGCGATCCCGAAGTCCCAGATCGAGCCGGCGATCACCAACCCTGCGGTCGATCACGGTCGGTTCGAGATCCCACAGGAGGACACTGTACTCGAGATCCCCGTCCCGGGGGAACTCGCAGTGATCGATCGGTGGGAGTACGGGAAACGGATCATCGACGGGGCGACCGACGCAGGCGTCCAGATCGATTACGAGACGGTCGTCGCCGACGTGAAACAGACCGACGACGGGCGCGTCACCGGCATTCGCGGGAAAAAACACGGCAACGTCGTCGAGTACGACGCGGACGTGGTGATCGACGGCGCAGGATCGCTGTCGATCCTGCAGGACGCGGCCGATCTCTCCGAGGGGACCTTCGACACGAACGTCTCGTTTTCTCAGTTCAGCTCCGCCTATCGGGAGATCGTAGAGGTTCCCGAACCCGTCGAGTGGGACGACGCGCTGGTGTTCAAACCGACAGAACGGTCGGCGGGGTATCTGTGGTACTTCCCCCGGACGGAGACGGAGATCAACGCCGGGTTGGGATTCCAGATGAACGAAGAGCCGATGAAGCTGGTGCAGGACCTGAAACGGGACCTCCAGAACCGACCGGAGTTTTCCGGTGCGACGGTGACGGACAAACTCGGCGCGGCGCTTCCCACCCGGCGACCGTACGACTCCGCAGTCGCCCCCGGATTCATGGCGGTCGGCGACGCCGCCGCACACGTCAACCCGACGACCGGCGGCGGGATCGCCGGCGCCGCCTACGCAGGCAAGTACGCCGCAGAGGAGGCAGTCGAAGCGATCACAGACGGTGACGTCTCGGAGGGGGCACTGTGGAAGTACAACGAACGAGTGATGGACCACTTCGGCGGACGATACGCCGGGCTCGACGTGTACAACATCCTCTCGACAGCGGTCGACGTCGACGACCTGATGGGGCTTCTCGCGACGCTGCCCGGGGAGAAACTCGCCGAAGCGCTGTACTCGGGGACGACGTCGGTCGGGCTCGGACTCAAACTGAAGACGGCGATACAGAGCTTCGGGTACTGGGGGCAGATCTGGAACTTCTACGAAACGAAGTCGCTCGCCGACGAACTCATCGACGAGTACGAACGGTACCCCTCCTCGCCGGACGGGTTCCGGGAGTGGCAGCGCCGGCGCGACGGGATCATGGATCGGATCTACGAGACCACCGGCGCGGAGCCGAAGTACTGACGACGACGTTTTTACTCTGGGTTCGCGCGCTCGCCCGGCGCATGCGTCCCGCTGGAACGATTTCTCGACGGTCCGGACAGTACAAAACTGGAAGCCGACACCGTCGGGACCGATCGACAGCGCGGGCCTGTTCGACGTTCGACGAATAAATCATTCGACACCGATACATAGATTTTTACTTGCCCGCAGGGACGTCCCACCATGGGACTGGAAGACGACGCCCGCGAGTACCACCGGCGAGATCCGCCGGGGAAAATCGAGATATCGACAACGAAACCGACGAACACCCAGCGAGATCTGAGTCTCGCGTACTCGCCCGGTGTCGCTGCGCCCTGCATGGACATCGACGACGACCCCGAGAAGGCGTACGCCTACACCGCGAAGGGGAACCTTGTCGGCGTCGTTTCGAACGGCTCGG
Coding sequences within:
- a CDS encoding geranylgeranyl reductase family protein — translated: MTAQEYDMVVVGAGTAGCYAAATAAREGLDVCIVERKNESEAGHIACGDALKGADAFPDAIPKSQIEPAITNPAVDHGRFEIPQEDTVLEIPVPGELAVIDRWEYGKRIIDGATDAGVQIDYETVVADVKQTDDGRVTGIRGKKHGNVVEYDADVVIDGAGSLSILQDAADLSEGTFDTNVSFSQFSSAYREIVEVPEPVEWDDALVFKPTERSAGYLWYFPRTETEINAGLGFQMNEEPMKLVQDLKRDLQNRPEFSGATVTDKLGAALPTRRPYDSAVAPGFMAVGDAAAHVNPTTGGGIAGAAYAGKYAAEEAVEAITDGDVSEGALWKYNERVMDHFGGRYAGLDVYNILSTAVDVDDLMGLLATLPGEKLAEALYSGTTSVGLGLKLKTAIQSFGYWGQIWNFYETKSLADELIDEYERYPSSPDGFREWQRRRDGIMDRIYETTGAEPKY